From Rhododendron vialii isolate Sample 1 chromosome 10a, ASM3025357v1, the proteins below share one genomic window:
- the LOC131304254 gene encoding uncharacterized protein LOC131304254, producing MEIEEKQEFTSALPVLPRLDRLDRLLQLLEEKHNNISEKHVPQPVQIGDTKEEEEEGGGEDKKCRTLSNALDEVHNKGTLMERLEMLEKRVLQLSLEIDEQNTSKSSTSSTAAVSEKFGNSSGFSSVMKDDQDVTSSTLEGRPDPLLVQEEKVYAQAPVTVLENRHNSRKQKSKPSRVWRRCFRVVEC from the exons ATGGAGATTGAAGAAAAGCAGGAGTTCACTTCAGCTTTGCCAGTTCTTCCTAGATTGGATCGCCTTGATCGTTTG CTTCAGCTACTGGAAGAGAAGCATAATAACATTTCAGAAAAACATGTTCCCCAGCCAGTACAAATCGGAGACacgaaagaagaagaagaagaaggaggaggagaagataAGAAGTGCAGAACTCTTTCCAATGCGCTTGACGAAGTTCATAACAAAGGCACGCTGATGGAAAGACTTGAAATGCTTGAGAAGCGGGTGTTACAG TTGAGCCTAGAAATAGATGAACAGAACACTTCAAAGTCAAGTACTTCTTCCACAGCTGCGGTTTCTGAGAAATTTGGCAACAGCTCAGGTTTTTCATCTGTTATGAAGGATGATCAAGATGTAACTAGCAGTACTCTTGAAGGGAGGCCAGACCCTCTCCTAGTTCAA GAGGAAAAAGTCTATGCACAAGCCCCTGTAACGGTCCTAGAGAATCGCCACAACAGCAGAAAACAGAAATCAAAACCCAGTAGAGTATGGCGTCGCTGCTTTCGGGTCGTTGAATGTTGA